From one Oxyura jamaicensis isolate SHBP4307 breed ruddy duck chromosome 15, BPBGC_Ojam_1.0, whole genome shotgun sequence genomic stretch:
- the EIF4ENIF1 gene encoding eukaryotic translation initiation factor 4E transporter isoform X4 — protein MVKGLEVAMDKKGGTTEAENGDAFLELNRTATKYPHRYTKEELLDIKERPYSKQRPSCLSEKYDSDGVWDPEKWHASLYPTSGRTSPVESFKKDLDSDRTSLMRRIVDPRERVKEDDLDVVLSPQRRSFGGGCHVTASVSSRRSGSPLEKENDGVRVIGGRRIGSGRIISSRNFDKDHRGGEKDMRDSRDARDRDRERDYKDKRFRREFGDSKRVFGERRRNDSYTEEEPEWFSAGPTSQSETIELTGFDDKILEEDHKGRKRTRRRTASLKEGIECNGGVAEEDEVQTVIANETPADQEVPREAVLQEPAPGEFDFNEFFNLDKSVPGLASMIEDVLGEGSVSASRFSRWFSNPSRSGSRSSSLRSTPHEELERLAAHSGVVLSVEEVEAGLKGLKVDQEGKIATPFMAEQVEEPLNIAGSRQIKKDGDMTAFNKLVSSMKASGTLPSQPKVNQSLDSHLMSPSEMPGQPLSKNILQELLGPPITRPASSNVLSGLISGLEPGASLLGQRAPSPPIPPVFPTRAASADYLRHRISSPIGFGQGSQQLLGDPFPGVRKPMSPVSAQMSPLEIQQAALEGLALPHDLAIQAANFYQHGFGKPQMDKSRDGYRNRQQRVTKSPAPGHRGNASSPAPTASITSMLSPSFTPTSVIRKMYESKEKSKEEPVSGKLKVSDGKDENQRPNEATDNLLSSSVENADQETLPTLGTKLPALQRSACSTPLTQANRCTKEQDYRPKSTGRKTPTMASPVPGGPFLRPVHQVPLVPHVPIVRPAHQLHPGLVQRMLAQGVHPQHLPILQAGMLPPGVDLSHLQGISAPILGQPFYPLPTASHHILNPRSGTPLQLAMMQQQLQRSGTGAQGSPAGVQTTPQNMPSRTGLSHGHTQLDHRSSQRSGSPIGLAKWFGSDVLQQPLPSMPSKVISVDELEYRQ, from the exons ATGGTCAAAGGCTTGGAAGTAGCCATGGATAAAAAAGGAGGCACAACGGAAGCTGAAAATGGTGATGCTTTCCTGGAGTTGAATAGAACTGCAACAAAATACCCGCATCGTTACACAAAA gAGGAACTGCTGGATATTAAAGAGCGTCCCTACTCTAAGCAAAGACCTTCttgcctttctgaaaaatatgacAG tGATGGTGTCTGGGATCCAGAGAAGTGGCATGCATCTCTATATCCAACTTCAGGAAGAACTTCACCAgtggaaagctttaaaaaagatttGGATTCAGATCGGACTTCTCTTATGCGTAGGATAGTAG ATCCAAGAGAGCGAGTGAAAGAAGATGACTTGGATGTAGTCTTAAGTCCACAAAGGCGAAGCTTTGGAGGTGGCTGTCATGTAACTGCATCTGTTAGCTCACGTCGATCAGGCAGCccattagaaaaagaaaatgatggtgTCCGTGTTATTGGTGGCCGGAGGATCGGCAGTGGAAGAATTATCTCATCTCGCAACTTTGATAAAGACCACCGGGGTGGTGAAAAAGACATGCGTGATTCTAGAGATGCAAGAGACAGAGATCGTGAGAGGGACTACAAAGATAAACGCTTCAgg AGGGAATTTGGTGACAGCAAACGTGTCTTTGGGGAGCGGAGACGGAATGACTCTTATACTGAAGAGGAACCTGAGTGGTTCTCTGCTGGTCCTACAAGTCAGTCTGAAACCATTGAGCTCACAGGCTTTGATGATAAAATTTTGGAGGAAGATCACAAAGGGAGAAAACGTACGAGACGACGCACAGCCTCACTAAAAGAAG ggaTTGAATGCAATGGTGGAGTGGCAGAAGAAGATGAAGTGCAAACTGTCATTGCCAATGAAACTCCAGCAGATCAAGAAGTTCCTAGGGAAGCTGTCTTACAAGAACCAGCTCCAGGAGAGTTTGACTTCAATGAGTTTTTTAACTTGGATAAAAGTGTTCCTGGCCTGGCTtct ATGATAGAAGATGTGCTTGGGGAAGGGTCAGTGTCTGCCAGCAGGTTCAGCAGGTGGTTCTCTAATCCTAGTCGTTCTGGAAGTCGGTCAAGCAGCTTGAGATCTACACCACATGAGGAACTGGAGAGACTGGCAG CACATTCAGGAGTAGTACTTTCAGTGGAAGAAGTTGAAGCTGGTCTTAAAGGCCTGAAAGTCgatcaggaaggaaaaattgcTACACCATTTATGGCAGAGCAAGTGGAGGAACCATTGAACATAGCTGGCTCCAGACAGATCAAGAAAGATGGTGATATGACTGCCTTTAACAAACTAGTCAGTAGCATGAAGGCAAGTGGGACTCTACCTTCACAGCCCAAAGTCAAT cAGAGCCTTGACAGCCACTTAATGTCACCTTCAGAGATGCCAGGCCAGCCTCTGTCAAAAAATATTCTACAG GAACTTCTTGGCCCACCTATTACCAGACCAGCTTCATCAAATGTCTTAAGTGGCCTGATAAGCGGATTGGAACCTGGAGCCTCTTTACTGGGTCAAAGAGCACCTTCTCCTCCTATTCCACCTGTGTTTCCAACTCGAGCTGCTTCGGCAGATTACCTGCGTCACAGAATATCCTCACCCATTG GTTTTGGACAAGGTTCTCAGCAATTGCTTGGTGATCCATTTCCAGGTGTAAGGAAGCCCATGAGCCCAGTTTCTGCCCAG ATGAGTCCCTTGGAAATACAGCAAGCTGCTTTAGAGGGACTAGCATTACCACATGACTTAGCCATACAGGCAGCAAACTTCTATCAGCATGGCTTTGGTAAACCACAGATGGATAAAAGCAGAGATGGCTACAGAAACAG GCAGCAGCGTGTGACTAAATCACCAGCACCAGGACATAGAGGGAATGCGTCTTCTCCAGCCCCTACAGCATCCATTACCAGCATG TTGTCTCCTTCCTTTACACCTACCTCAGTGATTCGCAAGATGTATGAGAGCAAGGAGAAGAGCAAAGAGGAGCCAGTTTCTGGGAAACTGAAAGTCAGTGATGGTAAAGATGAAAATCAGAGGCCAAATGAAG CTACAGATAACCTACTATCTAGTTCTGTGGAGAATGCAGATCAAGAAACTTTGCCCACCTTAGGTACCAAACTACCTGCACTGCAACGCTCTGCATGTTCCACACCTCTTACTCAAGCAAATCGTTGCACCAAAGAGCAAGACTACAGGCCTAAATCAACTGGCAGAAAGACTCCTACAATGGCCTCCCCAGTACCAGGAGGCCCTTTCCTCCGTCCTGTTCATCAAGTACCCCTTGTTCCCCATGTTCCAATTGTGCGACCTGCTCATCAATTGCATCCAGGATTGGTCCAGAGAATGCTGGCGCAGGGGGTTCATCCGCAACATCTTCCTATACTGCAAGCAG GTATGCTTCCTCCTGGAGTGGACCTGTCTCACTTGCAGGGCATATCTGCTCCAATCCTTGGCCAACCTTTTTATCCATTACCAACAGCCAGCCATCACATCTTAAATCCACGCTCTGGGACACCTTTGCAGCTAGCAATGATGCAACAGCAACTACAAAGATCAG GCACTGGAGCACAGGGATCACCTGCTGGTGTGCAAACAACCCCTCAGAACATGCCGTCTCGGACTGGATTATCTCATGGGCACACACAGCTTGACCATCGCTCCAGCCAAAGAAGTGGCTCTCCTATTGGCCTTGCAAAATGGTTTGGTTCAGATGTCTTGCAGCAGCCTCTCCCTTCTATGCCATCCAAAGTCATCAGTGTAGATGAACTGGAATATCGGCAGTGA